From the Methanobacterium spitsbergense genome, one window contains:
- a CDS encoding DUF5750 family protein, with the protein MKVEIFDYGSDSNDYYIIYKVTGIDPEDQEKLRGNVEGDIELKNGDMFITTHFEEKYFPLGSADAQLRIEDFIAREEIEMTVYLTSLLEDEDLDII; encoded by the coding sequence ATGAAAGTGGAAATATTTGATTATGGTTCAGATTCTAACGATTATTATATTATCTATAAGGTTACTGGAATAGACCCAGAAGATCAGGAAAAGCTTCGAGGTAATGTTGAAGGGGATATAGAGTTAAAAAATGGAGATATGTTTATTACAACCCATTTCGAAGAGAAATATTTCCCATTGGGGAGTGCTGATGCTCAATTACGGATCGAAGATTTCATTGCACGTGAAGAGATAGAAATGACAGTTTATTTAACTAGCCTTCTAGAGGATGAAGACTTAGATATCATTTAA
- a CDS encoding DUF192 domain-containing protein, which produces MGKFDIANTFMSRFMGLMFRRDLERGLILKLPNTRSRWGSAIHMFFMRFPLDILFTDSNKKVVDMISIEPWKTYTPIVPARYVIEMEKGTINKFDLDIGDELDFTSDCI; this is translated from the coding sequence TTGGGCAAATTTGATATTGCTAACACCTTTATGTCAAGGTTCATGGGGTTAATGTTCAGGCGAGATCTTGAAAGGGGTCTTATACTTAAACTACCAAACACCAGGAGCAGGTGGGGTTCTGCCATTCATATGTTTTTCATGAGATTCCCACTTGATATATTATTTACTGATTCTAACAAAAAAGTGGTTGATATGATATCAATTGAACCTTGGAAGACTTACACGCCGATCGTACCTGCGAGATACGTTATTGAAATGGAAAAAGGTACAATTAACAAATTTGACCTTGATATTGGCGATGAACTGGATTTCACAAGTGATTGTATATAA
- a CDS encoding methionine adenosyltransferase, with protein MRNIIVKELIQKPIEEQEVEIVERKGIGHPDSISDGIAESVSRALCHAYLENFGGILHHNTDEVQITAGESDPHFGGGEIIKPIDILLTGRGVSEFEGKKVGIDRIAIMAAKEYLKENIINLDVESTAVVECKIGHGSGDLVDVFKRDGMPSSNDTSFGVGFAPFSETEKIVLATEELLNSRSFKKKYPQVGEDIKVMGLREDNKIVLTTAVAMVSKYVDGRDTYLNVKDELTDIITDLALKQTDREVETFINTGDDNSCESEKGYYLTVTGTSAEMGDDGSVGRGNRANGLITPNRPMSMEATSGKNPINHVGKIYNLLSNKMAEDITREIEGIQQIHIMILSQIGKPIDHPKAASAQIIVNDGYNIESVNKDVEGIMDNWLENIGKITEMMVEGKIRTF; from the coding sequence ATGAGGAACATCATTGTAAAAGAGCTTATTCAAAAACCTATTGAAGAGCAAGAAGTCGAGATAGTAGAAAGAAAGGGTATAGGTCACCCTGACAGTATAAGCGATGGGATAGCAGAATCAGTAAGTAGAGCATTATGCCATGCTTACCTGGAAAATTTTGGTGGAATTCTGCATCATAACACAGACGAAGTCCAGATAACTGCAGGAGAATCTGATCCACATTTCGGTGGTGGGGAGATTATCAAACCTATAGACATACTTCTAACAGGCCGTGGAGTCTCAGAATTTGAAGGTAAGAAAGTAGGTATAGACAGAATTGCAATAATGGCTGCTAAAGAATATTTAAAAGAAAATATTATTAACTTAGACGTTGAAAGTACAGCAGTCGTAGAATGTAAGATTGGTCATGGTTCAGGAGACCTTGTTGATGTTTTCAAAAGGGATGGAATGCCATCATCCAATGACACATCATTTGGTGTAGGATTCGCACCATTTTCAGAGACAGAAAAAATAGTTCTAGCAACAGAAGAACTGTTAAACTCTAGAAGCTTTAAAAAGAAATACCCTCAGGTTGGAGAGGATATAAAGGTTATGGGGCTCCGTGAAGATAATAAAATAGTTTTAACAACCGCAGTAGCAATGGTTTCAAAATATGTCGATGGAAGAGACACATACCTAAATGTTAAGGACGAACTAACAGATATAATAACAGATCTTGCTCTGAAACAAACAGACAGGGAAGTTGAGACCTTCATAAATACTGGTGACGATAATTCCTGCGAGTCAGAAAAGGGTTATTACTTAACTGTAACTGGTACCTCAGCAGAAATGGGTGATGATGGCTCTGTTGGAAGAGGTAACAGGGCAAATGGACTTATAACCCCTAACAGACCAATGTCTATGGAAGCAACATCAGGTAAAAATCCAATAAACCACGTCGGTAAAATTTACAATCTTTTATCAAATAAAATGGCAGAGGATATAACAAGAGAAATAGAAGGAATCCAACAGATCCATATTATGATCTTAAGTCAGATTGGAAAACCTATTGATCATCCTAAAGCTGCAAGCGCACAGATAATTGTTAACGACGGTTACAACATCGAATCTGTAAACAAGGATGTTGAAGGAATAATGGACAACTGGCTTGAAAACATTGGGAAAATCACGGAAATGATGGTTGAAGGTAAAATTAGAACATTCTAA
- the ileS gene encoding isoleucine--tRNA ligase — translation MPIEEAKRSYESRIIEEKVQKFWNTRDIYERTKKLRENKPKYSFLDGPPYCSGRIHLGTAWNKIIKDTYLRYKSMSGFNIRRQAGWDTHGLPIEHKVEGLLGLKSKKEIEEKIGIENFVNKCKDFAIENKGLMTEQFKLLGIWMDWDNPYVTLDTKYMESCWWTLKRANEKDLLINDKRVITWCPRCETALAMAEIDYENKDDPSIYVKFPLKDQESNEYTSYILVWTTTPWTLPANMAVCVNPDFEYAYVKVGNDVYIMAEALVESVLNENTDDHEECTESHSQEKNKTYEILKIVKGSDLEGLEYKHPLLDEIPVQKEFKHIILPGEHVTLTEGTGCVHTAPGHGPDDFEIGKKYGLNIFCPVDEAGLFTEDAGKYYGQFVKDADLNIIEDIKTHHLLFRESIINHRYGFCWRCKTPIIYLATKQWFLKITEVKEQMLSELEKVEWVPSWAGENRFKNWVENARDWTISRQRYWGIPIPIWECVECKEITVIGSIKELKELSAEGELKGDFIHRPHVDEIIIHCKCGGEMKRIPDVLDVWIDSGVAGWAALHYPEEKDLFEEWYPYDFITEGHDQTRGWFYSQLGCGVIANDSTPYKKVLMHGFTLDEEGKKMSKSLGNVVEPEEVVELYGADVLRFYLLWGNKPWEDLKFNWDELKNVNKMFNILWNVYVFSTTYMSIDNFDPTEHTEEDLKLRVEDLWMTSRANSLAMEVTESLDSLHFHKATRAINNFILEDLSRWYIRLIRGRTWIEKDDPDKLGAYYTLYNALKILIKTMAPIAPHITEDMYQNLIRSVETDAPESLHMLDWSFDKELIDKELESNMEILRKIIEACARARDAARYKLRWPVREIVIVSEDKNVLNAAQSLKNVLMEQANTKTVVSSNKFENLTVKALPNMKTLGPKLRQDVPKVASKLAEANGDVIIRKLDSEGCFIVEFDDKTIELGVEDIVFETELPENIASSDFDGGNVFIDIELTPEILSEAMSRELIRRIQDMRKDLDLDVEANVEVVLECSQDFKHLIENFTEFISHEVRATNFYFGSKKGDYTKDWKIEDYQLKITINKTINTE, via the coding sequence ATGCCGATAGAGGAGGCAAAACGCTCATACGAATCAAGAATCATTGAAGAGAAGGTGCAGAAGTTCTGGAATACTAGGGATATTTACGAAAGAACCAAAAAATTGAGGGAAAATAAGCCCAAATATTCATTCTTAGATGGACCTCCCTACTGCAGCGGTAGAATACATCTTGGAACAGCGTGGAATAAAATTATCAAAGATACTTATCTTCGTTATAAGAGCATGTCTGGTTTTAACATACGCAGACAGGCCGGATGGGACACACATGGACTTCCAATCGAACATAAAGTTGAAGGACTATTAGGTTTGAAGAGTAAGAAGGAAATTGAGGAAAAAATAGGTATCGAAAACTTTGTAAATAAGTGTAAGGATTTTGCAATAGAAAACAAAGGACTAATGACTGAACAATTCAAACTTCTGGGTATTTGGATGGATTGGGATAATCCTTACGTTACACTTGATACCAAATATATGGAATCATGCTGGTGGACTCTTAAAAGAGCCAATGAAAAAGATTTACTAATAAATGATAAAAGAGTCATCACATGGTGCCCTAGATGTGAAACAGCCCTTGCAATGGCAGAGATTGATTACGAAAATAAGGATGACCCATCTATTTATGTTAAATTCCCACTCAAGGATCAAGAAAGTAATGAATATACAAGTTACATTCTAGTGTGGACAACAACACCATGGACTCTTCCAGCAAACATGGCCGTATGTGTAAACCCTGATTTCGAATACGCTTATGTAAAAGTTGGAAATGATGTCTATATAATGGCAGAGGCATTGGTAGAATCAGTTTTAAATGAAAATACTGATGATCATGAAGAATGTACAGAAAGTCATAGCCAAGAAAAGAATAAAACTTATGAAATTTTAAAAATCGTTAAGGGATCAGATCTGGAGGGCCTAGAATATAAACATCCACTTTTAGATGAAATACCTGTTCAAAAAGAATTTAAACATATAATACTACCAGGAGAACATGTTACATTAACAGAAGGTACTGGATGTGTGCACACTGCCCCAGGACACGGACCAGATGATTTTGAAATTGGAAAAAAATATGGACTTAATATATTCTGCCCAGTGGATGAAGCAGGATTGTTTACAGAAGATGCAGGGAAATATTACGGTCAATTTGTTAAGGACGCTGATCTCAATATCATAGAAGATATTAAAACCCATCATCTCTTGTTTAGAGAAAGTATAATCAATCACAGGTACGGGTTCTGTTGGAGATGTAAAACACCAATTATCTATCTTGCAACAAAACAATGGTTTTTGAAGATTACAGAAGTGAAAGAACAAATGCTTTCAGAACTCGAAAAAGTGGAATGGGTTCCATCATGGGCCGGTGAAAACCGTTTCAAAAACTGGGTAGAAAATGCCCGAGACTGGACTATTTCAAGACAAAGATACTGGGGAATACCAATACCAATTTGGGAATGCGTTGAATGTAAAGAAATTACTGTTATAGGTTCAATAAAAGAGTTAAAAGAACTTTCTGCAGAAGGAGAACTCAAGGGAGACTTTATCCATAGGCCGCACGTTGACGAGATAATTATCCATTGTAAGTGCGGTGGAGAAATGAAAAGGATTCCTGATGTTTTGGATGTTTGGATAGATTCCGGGGTTGCAGGTTGGGCAGCTTTACACTATCCTGAAGAGAAAGATCTTTTTGAGGAATGGTATCCATACGACTTCATTACAGAAGGTCATGATCAAACAAGAGGATGGTTCTACTCTCAACTAGGCTGTGGAGTCATAGCAAACGACAGTACCCCTTACAAAAAGGTACTTATGCACGGATTCACCCTTGATGAAGAGGGGAAAAAGATGAGCAAATCCCTTGGAAACGTTGTTGAGCCAGAAGAAGTAGTAGAACTTTATGGTGCAGATGTTCTCAGATTTTATCTTTTATGGGGTAATAAACCATGGGAAGACCTTAAATTTAATTGGGATGAATTGAAAAATGTAAACAAAATGTTTAACATATTGTGGAATGTCTACGTCTTTTCAACCACATATATGTCAATAGACAATTTTGATCCCACAGAACACACCGAAGAAGATCTTAAACTACGCGTAGAGGATTTATGGATGACATCACGGGCAAATTCTCTTGCAATGGAAGTAACAGAATCTTTAGATTCACTTCATTTCCACAAGGCAACCCGCGCAATAAACAACTTTATACTCGAAGATCTTAGTCGCTGGTACATAAGACTCATAAGGGGACGTACATGGATAGAAAAAGACGATCCCGATAAGTTAGGTGCATATTATACATTATATAATGCCTTAAAAATCTTAATAAAAACCATGGCACCAATTGCACCACATATAACAGAGGATATGTATCAAAATTTGATAAGAAGTGTTGAAACAGATGCCCCAGAGAGCCTGCACATGCTTGATTGGAGTTTTGACAAAGAACTCATAGACAAAGAACTTGAATCTAATATGGAAATTTTACGAAAAATAATTGAAGCCTGTGCAAGAGCACGTGATGCTGCTCGCTACAAGCTTAGATGGCCTGTACGAGAAATTGTAATTGTATCTGAAGATAAAAATGTGTTGAATGCAGCTCAATCCCTCAAAAATGTTTTGATGGAACAGGCAAATACCAAAACTGTGGTTTCTTCTAATAAATTCGAAAATTTAACTGTAAAAGCATTACCAAACATGAAAACCCTAGGTCCTAAGCTTAGACAGGACGTACCAAAGGTTGCATCCAAATTAGCTGAAGCAAATGGTGATGTGATCATCAGAAAATTAGATTCTGAAGGATGTTTTATTGTAGAATTTGATGATAAAACAATTGAACTTGGTGTTGAAGATATTGTGTTTGAAACAGAATTACCTGAGAATATTGCAAGCTCTGACTTTGACGGAGGAAATGTTTTCATTGATATAGAATTAACTCCAGAAATACTTTCTGAAGCTATGTCACGTGAACTTATAAGAAGGATTCAAGATATGAGAAAAGATCTTGACCTTGATGTTGAAGCAAATGTAGAAGTGGTTTTAGAATGTAGCCAAGATTTTAAACATCTAATAGAAAACTTCACTGAATTTATATCGCATGAGGTAAGGGCCACAAACTTCTATTTTGGATCTAAAAAGGGAGATTATACTAAAGATTGGAAGATAGAAGACTACCAACTAAAAATTACCATCAATAAAACTATAAACACAGAATGA
- the purL gene encoding phosphoribosylformylglycinamidine synthase subunit PurL — MTLTDAEIEYIKNKIGREPNSLENGMLDIMFSEHCSYKSSRPILRLFPTEGDNVIMGPGDDAGIVGLTDELALVIGMESHNHPSAIEPYGGAGTGIGGIIRDIISMGAVPVALLDSLRFGYLEDQRSRYLFEYVVKGISDYGNRVGIPTVGGEVEFDNNFQYNPLVNVVCAGIVRRDSIMKGIAPNVGDVFVLMGGRTGRDGIHGVTFASEELTTTSELESRPAVQIGDPFTKKQVMEATFEALESVKIQGLKDLGGGGITCCISELAAKCGNGAKVEITKIPLREKGMTPYEIMLSESQERMIFVVHPEDVDKLMAIFNKYELPAAVVGEVIESDQFLTTIDGDVIADVPAELLADPPFINREMKKPLENQGYIKVEDINPKEALLKLLSSENIASKEWVYRQYDHEVQIGTIIKPGDDAAVIRVDENTAFAITSDCNSIHTKLDPFHGGAGSVAEAIRNVISMGADPICIVDCLNFGNPEKPEVLWQFNECVKGMSEVAKHFNTPVISGNVSFYNETEGVTVNPSPVIGVAGKMDIKDIRTSEFKNEGDIIIMIGTTRPEVDGSEYHRSIYGLVQGKAPEVVIEEEYLAGRSILEIIKNDADNNITAVHDCSSGGLGVAISEMAISSGLGAVIDLLKVPVKEDIDVSTTLFSESHGRYLITVKKNAIEDVLSKINVPSSIIGEVRGNNLTVTDSFSIPVEELKKSYNGIIEKFMA; from the coding sequence ATGACTTTAACAGACGCAGAAATTGAATATATTAAGAATAAAATAGGAAGAGAACCTAATTCGCTCGAAAATGGAATGCTAGACATAATGTTCTCGGAACACTGCTCATATAAAAGTAGCAGACCTATACTGAGACTTTTCCCCACCGAGGGAGATAATGTCATAATGGGTCCTGGAGACGATGCAGGTATTGTTGGACTTACAGATGAGCTTGCTCTGGTTATAGGGATGGAAAGTCATAACCATCCATCTGCAATTGAACCATATGGAGGGGCAGGTACAGGCATAGGTGGAATAATAAGAGATATAATCTCAATGGGCGCCGTACCTGTTGCATTATTAGACTCTCTTCGTTTTGGTTATCTTGAAGACCAAAGATCTAGGTATCTATTTGAATATGTAGTTAAAGGAATATCCGACTATGGAAACCGAGTTGGCATACCAACTGTTGGTGGAGAAGTAGAATTTGACAACAATTTCCAGTACAATCCACTTGTAAACGTTGTATGTGCAGGAATAGTTCGAAGAGATTCGATAATGAAGGGAATCGCACCTAATGTAGGGGATGTTTTCGTTCTAATGGGTGGTAGAACCGGAAGAGATGGAATACATGGAGTCACATTTGCATCTGAAGAACTTACAACCACATCTGAATTGGAAAGCAGACCCGCAGTACAGATAGGAGATCCATTCACTAAAAAACAGGTAATGGAAGCAACATTTGAAGCTCTTGAAAGTGTTAAAATACAAGGTTTAAAGGATCTGGGTGGTGGAGGAATTACTTGTTGTATTTCAGAACTAGCAGCAAAATGTGGAAATGGTGCAAAAGTAGAAATAACAAAAATTCCACTACGTGAAAAAGGGATGACCCCTTATGAAATAATGTTATCAGAATCCCAGGAGAGGATGATTTTTGTTGTTCATCCTGAAGATGTTGATAAACTAATGGCAATTTTTAATAAATATGAACTCCCTGCAGCAGTTGTTGGTGAGGTGATTGAAAGTGATCAGTTCTTAACAACAATTGATGGGGATGTTATTGCAGATGTTCCTGCTGAACTACTTGCAGACCCTCCATTTATTAACAGGGAAATGAAAAAACCATTAGAAAATCAGGGATATATTAAAGTTGAAGACATTAATCCAAAGGAAGCGTTACTAAAATTGTTGTCTTCAGAGAATATTGCAAGTAAAGAATGGGTTTATCGACAGTACGATCATGAGGTCCAGATAGGAACAATTATAAAACCCGGAGATGATGCTGCGGTTATACGTGTAGATGAAAACACTGCATTTGCAATTACCTCCGATTGTAATAGTATACACACAAAACTCGATCCTTTCCATGGTGGAGCAGGTTCAGTTGCTGAAGCAATACGGAATGTTATATCCATGGGTGCAGATCCTATATGTATAGTTGATTGTCTGAACTTTGGGAACCCCGAGAAACCAGAGGTTTTATGGCAGTTTAATGAATGTGTTAAAGGAATGTCCGAAGTTGCCAAGCATTTTAATACTCCTGTGATCAGCGGTAATGTTAGCTTTTATAATGAAACAGAAGGGGTGACTGTTAACCCTTCACCTGTTATTGGTGTAGCAGGAAAAATGGATATAAAAGATATTAGAACTTCTGAATTTAAGAACGAAGGAGATATAATTATTATGATTGGTACTACCCGTCCGGAAGTTGATGGTTCAGAATATCACAGATCAATTTATGGTCTTGTTCAAGGAAAAGCACCAGAAGTTGTAATTGAAGAGGAATATTTAGCCGGAAGATCTATTCTTGAAATTATAAAAAACGATGCTGATAATAATATCACTGCTGTTCATGACTGTTCTTCTGGTGGTCTTGGAGTGGCTATCTCGGAAATGGCAATTTCAAGCGGATTAGGGGCAGTTATTGATTTATTAAAAGTGCCTGTTAAAGAAGATATCGATGTTTCAACCACTCTTTTCTCAGAATCCCATGGCAGATATTTGATAACTGTCAAGAAAAATGCAATTGAAGATGTTCTTTCCAAAATAAATGTTCCATCATCGATAATTGGAGAAGTCAGAGGAAATAATCTTACTGTAACTGATTCATTTAGTATACCTGTTGAAGAACTAAAAAAATCTTATAATGGAATTATAGAAAAATTCATGGCTTGA
- a CDS encoding diacylglycerol/polyprenol kinase family protein has product MDREVLRQLIHASGIFILVLGLFLNPTVLILLCMILIICAEMIFILDKYRHIPFFSTILGRCKRRDDERGFLYFFIGIILTLYFFGFNMAIASSGILMLLIGDSASTLIGRKYGKHKLPFNNSKTVEGSLAFFIVGLLSALTLLPIVPSMVGALVGTLTEAYSPIDDNIPIPIISALAITVVIYWI; this is encoded by the coding sequence ATGGATAGGGAAGTATTGAGGCAGCTAATTCATGCATCAGGAATTTTCATACTAGTTTTAGGTTTATTTTTAAACCCTACAGTACTGATACTTCTGTGTATGATTCTAATTATCTGCGCTGAAATGATATTCATACTGGACAAATATCGCCATATTCCCTTTTTTTCAACAATATTGGGCAGATGTAAAAGAAGAGATGATGAAAGGGGTTTTTTATACTTCTTTATAGGTATCATACTTACCCTTTATTTCTTCGGTTTTAATATGGCAATTGCTAGTTCAGGGATATTAATGCTTTTAATTGGAGATTCTGCATCAACTCTTATTGGTAGGAAATATGGGAAGCATAAACTGCCTTTTAATAATTCAAAAACTGTCGAAGGAAGCCTTGCATTTTTTATTGTTGGATTATTAAGTGCATTAACTTTGCTTCCAATAGTTCCCTCAATGGTTGGAGCACTGGTTGGAACTTTAACAGAAGCTTACAGCCCAATTGATGATAATATTCCCATACCTATTATTTCAGCTTTAGCTATTACTGTGGTGATATATTGGATATGA
- a CDS encoding ABC transporter permease: MKLTTLASKEGNDILKNKIYLLVVFVQVFILLGAFGLAVASSIASDPTLIDQYGVSSVLKVGVPDSIRGSVLETDLVNQKLELIYYNNISDAQSFLGHPLVAIVDLNPNGQNVTVKADTSNVFYPIVSTKINTAVNEYQLQKKLSSSGLNTTQIQQILNPVNLQIVNINENNKASLALNSSYFVEIMYGFIIPFILLLPFFLASNIVTDSIVGERERKTFEVLLMTPISSSVVMLGKTLPILLFSLIQSVLWIVLLDLLKVPIYNPILMFILLFFIGLGFIGIGILISMFVDSTKEANSAITIVLVFATFILFMPLFIKASYFAPILNYIPTVIMVKLASTPNINPNIILSALPTMLISLLIFAVTVRYFRRERAIRL; encoded by the coding sequence ATGAAATTAACTACCCTAGCGAGCAAAGAAGGTAATGATATATTGAAAAATAAAATATATCTGTTGGTGGTTTTTGTTCAGGTATTTATACTGTTAGGTGCATTCGGTCTTGCTGTTGCTAGTTCTATTGCATCTGATCCTACTCTAATTGATCAATATGGTGTTTCATCTGTTCTTAAGGTGGGAGTTCCCGATAGTATAAGGGGTTCAGTACTCGAAACAGATCTTGTTAATCAAAAACTTGAACTCATTTATTACAACAACATCAGCGACGCCCAAAGTTTCCTTGGGCATCCTCTTGTGGCGATTGTGGATCTGAATCCAAATGGACAAAATGTAACAGTAAAGGCAGATACTTCGAATGTGTTCTATCCTATTGTTTCAACTAAAATAAACACTGCAGTAAATGAGTATCAGCTTCAGAAAAAACTTTCTTCATCTGGTTTGAACACCACACAGATACAGCAAATTTTGAACCCTGTTAATCTTCAAATAGTAAATATTAATGAGAATAATAAAGCAAGTTTAGCTCTTAACAGTTCTTATTTCGTAGAAATAATGTATGGATTCATTATTCCGTTTATTTTATTGTTGCCATTTTTCCTAGCAAGTAATATTGTAACAGATAGCATAGTTGGTGAAAGAGAAAGAAAAACATTCGAAGTTCTTCTTATGACTCCCATTTCAAGTTCAGTTGTAATGCTTGGAAAAACATTGCCAATATTGTTATTCTCTCTCATTCAAAGTGTTCTCTGGATTGTTCTTCTTGATCTACTCAAAGTTCCAATTTATAATCCAATTTTAATGTTTATATTGCTATTTTTCATTGGTTTGGGGTTCATTGGTATTGGAATTCTAATTTCTATGTTTGTTGATAGTACAAAGGAAGCAAATTCTGCTATAACCATAGTATTGGTGTTTGCAACATTCATATTATTTATGCCTCTTTTTATAAAGGCATCTTACTTCGCACCTATCTTAAACTACATACCCACAGTTATAATGGTGAAATTAGCATCCACACCCAATATAAATCCAAATATTATTCTATCAGCACTGCCAACCATGTTAATATCGCTTTTGATATTTGCAGTTACTGTGAGATATTTCAGGCGAGAAAGAGCAATTAGACTTTAA
- a CDS encoding ABC transporter permease yields the protein MKFTTITKWEFKSTLKSKKFMMIFFLQLSVLLLMIVIFNSFVTNIESEKGIAITPSLNGFASMNVQDQSGIISKNLNPDIINVIPSNYNTSLNNVEIGKTTGFLYVPGNAAQDIQNGQAVNMIVYLDVSDPKQSVVRDEVNSTAKLIADSYSSSLTSSAAPQNTTLPNINQQTTGESLPLQIIKKVMLVILLFLPLLLFGNMVIDSIVGEKERKTAEILIAMPISHANIIIGKSIAVALTISLQIAMWLIILLIAGFNISNPLLVFIFIFLSSIPIIGITSAVAAYSKNYKEAGIGLSIVYIGIVGFLIVPVLLYITRSSYISNISPMTIVMRIFSGESIALGDYALTLISIAIVSIISYWIAIKLFERDDIVFGPRPGILRLLFDLITFKKV from the coding sequence ATGAAGTTTACAACCATAACCAAATGGGAGTTTAAGAGCACCCTTAAAAGCAAGAAGTTCATGATGATCTTTTTCTTACAGCTTTCAGTTCTACTTTTAATGATAGTTATTTTCAATTCATTTGTTACAAACATTGAATCTGAAAAAGGGATAGCAATTACTCCTTCTCTCAATGGATTCGCTTCTATGAATGTCCAGGATCAAAGTGGTATAATTTCCAAGAATTTAAACCCAGATATCATTAACGTTATCCCCTCAAATTATAATACTTCTTTAAATAATGTTGAAATTGGAAAAACTACAGGATTTCTATATGTACCGGGAAATGCAGCCCAAGATATTCAAAATGGACAAGCAGTTAATATGATAGTATATTTGGATGTTAGTGATCCAAAACAAAGTGTTGTAAGGGATGAGGTGAATTCAACTGCGAAGTTGATTGCTGATTCATATTCATCTTCACTTACCTCTTCTGCGGCACCCCAGAATACAACATTACCCAATATTAACCAGCAGACAACAGGGGAGTCATTACCACTTCAAATAATTAAAAAGGTTATGTTAGTGATTTTACTTTTTTTACCTCTCCTTCTATTTGGAAATATGGTTATAGATAGTATTGTTGGAGAAAAAGAAAGAAAAACAGCAGAGATACTCATTGCAATGCCTATTTCCCATGCAAATATAATAATTGGGAAAAGTATAGCTGTGGCTTTAACAATATCATTACAAATTGCAATGTGGTTGATAATTCTTCTTATAGCAGGATTTAATATAAGCAATCCTTTATTAGTATTTATATTCATATTTTTAAGCTCAATACCCATAATAGGGATTACTTCTGCAGTAGCTGCATATTCCAAGAACTATAAGGAGGCAGGAATAGGTTTAAGCATAGTGTATATAGGAATAGTAGGATTCCTAATTGTTCCTGTTTTGTTGTACATTACAAGAAGTTCTTATATATCAAACATTTCACCAATGACCATAGTTATGCGGATATTTTCAGGGGAATCTATAGCATTGGGAGATTATGCTTTGACATTAATATCAATAGCAATTGTGAGTATAATTTCTTACTGGATAGCAATTAAACTTTTTGAGAGGGATGACATTGTATTTGGACCAAGACCAGGAATTTTAAGGTTGTTATTCGATTTAATCACATTTAAAAAGGTATAG